The uncultured Cohaesibacter sp. genome window below encodes:
- a CDS encoding DEAD/DEAH box helicase yields MNFSDLGLSEKVLAAVRSAGYEKPTPIQEQAIPHVLARRDVLGVAQTGTGKTASFTLPMLSLLETGRARARMPRTLILEPTRELAAQVEQSFAVYGQNHRLTVSLLIGGVSFADQLKKLDRGADVLIATPGRLLDHFERGKLLLTGVDTFVVDEADRMLDMGFIPDIERICKLLPFTRQTVFFSATMPKEIQHLADQFLHNPVRVEVAPAASTAKTITQRLISSGSKPWDKRAVLRSLIDNAKDLKNAIIFCNRKRDVATVCRSLTKHGYSAGALHGDMDQTSRMATLDGFKKNEVTLLVASDVAARGLDIPTVSHVFNFDLPTHAEDYVHRIGRTGRAGREGTAVSIATKADRKYIDAIEALTGDTIEWIGNIDFSSTSSEDDDEERGNSRKSSRRGRGKQRSEAPKNTEASKKADAPKHEERRQDRAPAPRKKEQPAPTPAPVSAPVSAADYGDPSPRPVPSRNDASRNNRGRSKDRGERQVIGMGDHVPAFLLLPIRPTKEKEQKNGTSD; encoded by the coding sequence ATGAATTTTTCGGATCTAGGTCTGAGCGAAAAGGTGCTCGCAGCAGTGAGATCTGCTGGGTATGAAAAGCCGACTCCAATTCAGGAGCAGGCAATTCCCCATGTTTTGGCCAGACGTGACGTTTTGGGTGTAGCCCAAACCGGCACCGGCAAGACCGCCTCCTTCACTCTGCCGATGCTTTCTTTGCTCGAGACCGGACGCGCCAGAGCGCGCATGCCTCGTACTCTTATTCTGGAACCGACAAGAGAACTGGCTGCCCAGGTTGAGCAGAGTTTTGCCGTTTACGGTCAGAACCACCGGTTGACGGTATCCCTTCTTATCGGCGGCGTCTCCTTTGCGGATCAGCTCAAGAAGCTCGATCGCGGGGCTGACGTTCTGATCGCCACACCGGGCCGTCTGCTTGACCATTTTGAACGCGGCAAACTGCTGTTGACCGGCGTTGACACTTTTGTCGTCGACGAAGCCGACCGTATGCTGGACATGGGCTTCATCCCGGACATCGAACGCATTTGCAAGCTGCTGCCATTCACGCGCCAGACAGTCTTCTTTTCGGCAACCATGCCCAAGGAGATCCAGCATCTCGCGGATCAGTTCCTGCACAATCCCGTCAGGGTAGAGGTGGCACCTGCCGCTTCCACCGCCAAGACGATCACCCAGCGCCTGATCTCTTCCGGCTCCAAGCCATGGGACAAGCGCGCTGTTCTTCGCTCGCTCATTGACAATGCCAAGGACCTGAAGAACGCAATCATCTTCTGCAATCGCAAGCGCGATGTTGCTACGGTCTGCCGGTCTCTGACCAAACACGGCTACAGCGCCGGCGCCCTTCATGGCGACATGGACCAGACGTCCCGTATGGCAACACTAGACGGCTTCAAGAAAAACGAAGTCACACTGCTCGTCGCCTCTGACGTTGCTGCCCGCGGCCTCGACATTCCAACCGTCAGTCACGTCTTCAACTTCGATCTGCCAACCCATGCGGAAGACTATGTCCACCGCATCGGGCGTACCGGGCGCGCCGGTCGCGAAGGAACTGCAGTTTCCATCGCCACCAAAGCCGACCGCAAATACATCGACGCCATCGAAGCATTGACCGGCGATACGATCGAATGGATTGGCAATATCGATTTCTCGTCCACTTCATCCGAAGATGATGATGAGGAACGCGGCAATTCACGCAAATCTTCCCGTCGTGGCCGTGGCAAACAGCGCTCCGAAGCGCCGAAAAACACCGAAGCATCAAAAAAGGCGGACGCTCCCAAGCACGAAGAGCGCCGTCAGGACAGGGCTCCCGCTCCGCGCAAGAAGGAACAGCCAGCACCAACGCCGGCTCCGGTTTCGGCTCCCGTCAGCGCTGCGGACTATGGCGACCCGTCGCCGCGTCCCGTTCCCTCCCGCAACGATGCTTCGCGCAACAACAGGGGACGTTCCAAGGATCGCGGTGAGCGGCAAGTGATTGGCATGGGCGATCATGTCCCTGCATTTCTTCTGTTGCCCATTCGCCCGACCAAGGAAAAGGAACAGAAGAACGGCACTTCCGATTGA
- a CDS encoding diguanylate cyclase, which produces MPAYPRNYEIWYTYAAGFNRGLNKAINDILRTSGSITLSQLDAIYNEHLAPSRLGDRVDEVGGKISNEIRSIVREVEGYISATAHYGDTLMGASRNLSQTEDRHVIREIVKELIQETKEAEEQNRTLSEQLAASQAQVQQLRESLDTIRYESLTDDLTTLANRKHFDRSLAQAIEEAQESDEPLSLLMTDIDHFKKFNDTYGHQTGDQVLRLVAVAVKQNVKGRDVPCRYGGEEFAVVLPNTNLRQAVAVAESIRKAVMAKELIKRSTGENLGRITISIGCSTLSKGDTIQDLIERADQSLYAAKRGGRNLVKCETDPDVNLLADASGAA; this is translated from the coding sequence ATGCCGGCTTACCCGCGCAACTATGAAATCTGGTACACATACGCAGCCGGCTTCAATCGCGGGCTGAACAAGGCAATCAACGACATCCTCCGCACAAGCGGGTCAATCACGCTCTCGCAGCTGGATGCCATCTACAATGAGCATCTGGCACCGAGTCGGCTGGGCGACCGCGTCGACGAAGTCGGGGGCAAGATTTCAAATGAAATCCGGTCCATTGTCCGCGAAGTTGAAGGATATATTTCGGCAACAGCCCATTATGGTGACACCCTTATGGGCGCTTCGCGCAATCTTTCCCAAACGGAAGACCGTCACGTCATTCGCGAAATCGTCAAGGAACTCATTCAGGAAACCAAGGAAGCCGAGGAGCAGAACCGGACCCTGAGCGAACAGCTGGCAGCGTCGCAAGCGCAGGTGCAGCAGCTTCGCGAGTCACTGGACACCATTCGCTACGAATCCCTGACCGACGATCTGACCACTCTTGCCAACCGCAAGCATTTTGATCGGTCACTGGCACAGGCGATCGAAGAAGCTCAGGAAAGTGACGAACCTTTGTCACTGCTGATGACGGATATCGACCACTTCAAGAAATTCAATGACACCTATGGCCATCAGACGGGGGATCAGGTGCTCCGCCTCGTGGCAGTGGCAGTCAAACAGAATGTCAAGGGACGCGATGTGCCCTGCCGTTATGGCGGCGAAGAATTTGCTGTTGTTCTGCCAAACACCAACTTGCGCCAGGCCGTTGCCGTTGCCGAGAGCATCCGCAAGGCCGTGATGGCCAAGGAACTGATCAAGCGCTCAACCGGCGAAAATCTTGGCCGCATAACCATTTCCATCGGCTGCTCAACCCTTTCCAAGGGCGACACCATTCAGGATCTGATCGAGCGCGCCGACCAGTCGCTCTATGCTGCCAAACGCGGTGGCCGCAATCTGGTCAAGTGCGAAACAGACCCGGACGTCAATCTGCTGGCCGATGCATCCGGTGCGGCCTGA
- a CDS encoding iron-sulfur cluster assembly accessory protein, translating into MAGRFQVLSISDEAADFIQSIVEGSDEPIKGIRIGVKNGGCAGMEYVLDKVTEVNPADDLVEEKGVSVYVDPKAVLFLLGTELGYEQTKFRSGLTFNNPNQTSACGCGESVELTPVDPSALDAMRNNA; encoded by the coding sequence ATGGCAGGCAGATTTCAGGTTCTGTCGATCTCGGATGAGGCTGCTGATTTCATCCAGTCTATCGTTGAAGGCTCTGACGAGCCGATCAAGGGCATCCGGATTGGCGTCAAGAACGGCGGCTGTGCCGGCATGGAATATGTGCTGGACAAGGTTACCGAGGTCAATCCTGCAGATGATCTGGTCGAGGAAAAGGGGGTGTCCGTCTATGTCGACCCGAAGGCGGTGCTCTTCCTGTTGGGGACAGAGCTTGGCTATGAGCAGACCAAGTTCAGGTCGGGGCTGACTTTTAATAATCCTAACCAGACATCCGCTTGTGGTTGCGGCGAGTCGGTTGAATTGACGCCTGTCGATCCTTCAGCACTGGACGCAATGCGTAACAACGCCTGA
- a CDS encoding SUF system Fe-S cluster assembly protein — protein MKQGSGIPEAELERLTGDIIEALKTVYDPEIPADIYEIGLIYRVDIDDDRNVEIDMTLTAPGCPVAGEMPAWVENAVGSVAGVGIVKVNMVFDPPWTPDRMSEEAKIAINWY, from the coding sequence ATGAAGCAGGGCTCCGGGATTCCCGAAGCGGAGCTTGAGCGGCTGACCGGCGATATCATCGAAGCGCTCAAGACTGTCTATGACCCGGAGATTCCTGCCGATATCTACGAAATCGGCCTGATTTATCGGGTTGATATCGATGACGATCGCAATGTCGAAATCGACATGACCCTGACCGCTCCCGGCTGCCCGGTTGCCGGGGAAATGCCAGCATGGGTGGAAAATGCCGTAGGGTCTGTGGCTGGTGTCGGTATCGTCAAGGTCAACATGGTGTTTGATCCGCCCTGGACGCCGGACCGGATGAGCGAAGAAGCTAAGATCGCCATCAACTGGTACTAG
- a CDS encoding cysteine desulfurase, whose amino-acid sequence MTQSLPQAADQHYDVEAIRADFPILSREVYGKPLVYLDNGASAQKPKVVIDAISDAYSNDYANVHRGLHFLSNLATDKFEAARETVRRFLNAPSVDNIIFTRSSTEAINLVASSYGGMVLGEGDEIIISILEHHSNIVPWNFLRERRGVVIKWAPVDDDGNFLMEEFEKLLTEKTKVVAITQMSNAIGTIVPVKEVIRKAHAAGAKVLVDASQSAVHMPIDVQDLDVDFLAITGHKLYGPSGIGALYAKGELLDAMPPFMGGGEMIKDVTLDGVTYGVAPHKFEAGTPPIVQAIGLGVALDYMDSIGRERIAAHEESLRAYAHDKLGSINSLRILGHAREKGAIISFALEGIHAHDVSMVIDRSGVAVRAGTHCAQPLLTRYGVTSTCRASFGLYNTKAEIDVLADALVKARSFFS is encoded by the coding sequence ATGACGCAATCTCTCCCGCAGGCCGCGGATCAGCATTATGATGTTGAGGCCATCCGAGCGGATTTCCCCATCCTGTCGCGGGAAGTCTATGGCAAGCCATTGGTATATCTCGACAATGGTGCTTCGGCGCAGAAGCCCAAGGTGGTGATCGATGCCATCAGTGATGCCTACTCCAACGATTATGCCAACGTGCACCGGGGATTGCACTTCCTGTCCAATCTGGCGACTGACAAGTTCGAGGCTGCGCGCGAAACGGTGCGCCGCTTTCTCAACGCGCCGTCGGTCGACAACATCATTTTCACCCGGTCATCGACGGAAGCGATCAATCTTGTGGCCAGCTCCTATGGTGGCATGGTGCTTGGTGAGGGAGATGAGATTATCATCTCCATTCTGGAGCATCATTCCAACATCGTGCCATGGAACTTCCTGCGCGAGCGGCGCGGTGTGGTGATCAAGTGGGCACCGGTCGATGATGATGGCAATTTCCTGATGGAAGAGTTCGAGAAGCTTCTGACGGAAAAAACGAAAGTTGTCGCCATCACGCAGATGTCCAATGCCATTGGCACGATCGTTCCGGTCAAGGAGGTGATCCGCAAGGCACACGCAGCCGGAGCCAAGGTTCTGGTTGATGCCAGCCAGAGCGCGGTACATATGCCGATCGATGTGCAGGACCTCGACGTGGACTTTCTCGCGATCACCGGGCACAAGCTCTACGGCCCGTCCGGTATCGGGGCGCTCTATGCCAAGGGTGAACTGCTCGATGCCATGCCGCCCTTCATGGGGGGTGGTGAGATGATCAAGGACGTGACCCTTGATGGCGTGACCTATGGCGTGGCGCCGCACAAATTCGAGGCAGGAACGCCTCCGATTGTGCAGGCCATTGGATTGGGCGTGGCGCTTGACTATATGGATAGTATCGGGCGTGAACGGATTGCGGCCCACGAAGAGAGCTTGCGAGCCTATGCGCACGACAAGCTGGGGTCGATCAATTCGCTGCGCATTCTCGGCCATGCAAGGGAAAAGGGCGCCATCATTTCCTTTGCTCTGGAAGGTATTCACGCGCACGACGTATCGATGGTGATCGATCGGTCCGGTGTTGCTGTTCGAGCTGGCACGCATTGTGCACAGCCGCTATTGACCCGGTATGGGGTGACATCTACCTGCCGGGCCTCGTTCGGCCTTTACAACACCAAGGCGGAGATTGATGTTCTCGCCGATGCGCTTGTAAAGGCTCGGTCCTTTTTCTCATGA
- the sufD gene encoding Fe-S cluster assembly protein SufD, with protein sequence MTTPAIKTAADKALASLIESAKGALPGNESFASLRSAAASAFEENGLPTRRIEEWKYSDLKKAMPADLALAQPVDNTMAAQQLTGADIIKAVETCRLVLVNGVFSAELSDLADLGDAISVRSVAESLQAGEFQLDDPAIAMGDIALSLNTALLQDGVIVEIAAGAQIEKPLEIRHIMIGGGMATVRNRVVIGKGAKVGVIETFTGDEAAYQLNTAIDYRVADDAKLNVLRIINEGDNGLHLGSTTATVGGHVHFEHFTLSASGKFVRSQSFVAMLGEYSDADLFGASLVNGSRHSDITLKMDHAVPNCNSKEQYRTVLDDKAVGVFQGQIIVRQYAQKTDAKMMSQALLLSEDASFNNKPELEIYADDVVCGHGATCGELDEDLLFYLRARGISKDLAKKMLVMAFLAEAIENVSDDRFVEALEAYILDRLGLAD encoded by the coding sequence ATGACAACTCCTGCAATCAAGACTGCCGCCGACAAGGCCCTGGCCAGCCTGATCGAGAGCGCCAAGGGTGCTCTGCCAGGCAATGAGAGCTTTGCGTCGCTGCGTTCGGCTGCAGCTTCCGCCTTCGAGGAAAATGGCCTGCCGACGCGACGGATCGAGGAATGGAAATACTCTGATCTCAAGAAGGCGATGCCTGCCGATCTGGCGCTTGCCCAGCCCGTTGACAACACCATGGCTGCGCAACAGCTTACCGGAGCTGATATCATAAAGGCGGTCGAGACGTGCCGCCTTGTGCTGGTCAACGGCGTCTTTTCTGCCGAACTGTCCGATCTGGCGGATCTGGGCGACGCGATTTCCGTGCGTTCTGTGGCCGAGTCGCTGCAGGCTGGGGAATTCCAGCTCGATGATCCGGCCATTGCCATGGGTGACATTGCGCTTTCGCTCAATACTGCGCTGTTGCAAGACGGCGTGATTGTTGAAATCGCCGCGGGTGCACAGATCGAGAAGCCTCTGGAAATCCGTCACATCATGATTGGTGGCGGCATGGCAACCGTGCGCAACCGCGTGGTGATCGGCAAGGGTGCCAAGGTGGGGGTGATCGAGACCTTCACCGGCGATGAGGCGGCCTATCAGCTCAACACCGCGATCGATTATCGCGTAGCCGACGATGCCAAACTCAATGTTCTGCGCATCATCAATGAGGGCGATAACGGCCTGCATCTCGGTTCGACTACCGCGACTGTGGGTGGCCATGTGCATTTCGAACATTTCACCCTGTCGGCCAGCGGCAAGTTTGTCCGCAGCCAGTCCTTTGTGGCAATGCTCGGTGAATATAGTGATGCCGATCTGTTTGGTGCGTCCCTCGTCAATGGCTCGCGCCACAGTGACATCACGCTGAAAATGGATCATGCGGTGCCGAACTGCAATTCCAAGGAGCAGTATCGCACGGTGCTTGATGACAAGGCAGTGGGCGTGTTCCAGGGGCAGATCATTGTGCGGCAGTATGCCCAGAAGACCGACGCCAAGATGATGAGCCAGGCGCTTTTGCTGTCGGAGGACGCCTCCTTCAACAACAAGCCCGAGCTTGAAATCTACGCGGACGATGTCGTCTGCGGCCATGGTGCAACCTGTGGCGAGCTGGATGAGGATCTCCTGTTCTATCTCAGGGCGCGTGGCATCTCCAAAGACCTGGCCAAGAAAATGTTGGTCATGGCCTTTCTTGCAGAGGCCATCGAAAATGTTTCCGACGACCGCTTCGTGGAAGCGTTGGAGGCCTACATTCTGGACCGTCTTGGCCTCGCTGACTGA
- the sufC gene encoding Fe-S cluster assembly ATPase SufC, whose product MLEIKNLHAEVEGNKILRGINLTINPGEIHAIMGPNGSGKSTLSYVLAGKEDYEITEGEILFNGENVLEMEIDERAAAGLFLAMQYPIEIPGVANMTFLKTALNAQRVARGEGELKTPDFMKKVKELSAKLNVTQEMLRRPLNVGFSGGEKKRNEILQMALLEPKLCILDETDSGLDIDALRIVSEGVNALKSPERSMLVITHYQRLLNYIVPDVVHVMYKGQIVKTGDKSLALELEEKGYAEFTGEAAA is encoded by the coding sequence ATGTTGGAAATCAAGAATCTTCACGCAGAAGTCGAAGGCAACAAGATCCTTCGCGGTATCAACCTGACCATCAATCCGGGCGAAATCCATGCCATCATGGGTCCGAACGGATCTGGCAAGTCGACGCTTTCCTATGTACTGGCAGGAAAGGAAGACTATGAGATCACCGAAGGAGAGATCCTCTTCAACGGCGAGAATGTGCTCGAGATGGAAATCGACGAGCGCGCTGCCGCCGGTCTGTTCCTTGCCATGCAGTATCCGATCGAAATTCCCGGCGTTGCCAACATGACCTTCCTCAAGACCGCACTCAACGCCCAGCGCGTGGCGCGCGGCGAGGGGGAACTGAAAACCCCTGATTTCATGAAGAAGGTCAAGGAGCTGTCGGCCAAACTCAATGTCACGCAGGAAATGCTGCGCCGTCCGCTCAACGTCGGTTTCTCTGGTGGCGAGAAGAAGCGCAACGAGATCCTGCAGATGGCCCTTCTTGAGCCGAAGCTCTGCATTCTGGACGAGACGGACTCCGGTCTTGATATCGACGCTCTGCGTATCGTGTCTGAAGGCGTCAATGCCCTCAAGTCGCCGGAACGCTCCATGCTGGTCATCACCCACTATCAGCGCCTGCTCAACTACATCGTGCCGGATGTGGTGCATGTCATGTACAAGGGCCAGATCGTGAAGACCGGCGACAAGTCTCTGGCGCTGGAGCTGGAAGAAAAAGGCTATGCCGAGTTCACTGGCGAAGCAGCGGCTTGA
- a CDS encoding cupin domain-containing protein, translated as MGNETIIPVVSLSDLELKVGGNGEQFQSRLGRIGSLIGLKKLGMMLTIVEPGKKAYPFHAHAANDEAFIILEGEGTYRFGDHSYSVKEGDVVGAPAGGADVAHQIINTGSVTLKYIGISTKVEPEIVEYPDSGKFAAVARVKGDSFLSAEFLHIGRVTDTYDYWDGETE; from the coding sequence ATGGGCAATGAAACGATTATTCCTGTCGTCAGTCTGTCCGATCTTGAGCTGAAGGTCGGTGGCAACGGCGAGCAGTTCCAGTCTCGCCTCGGCCGGATCGGCTCGCTGATCGGGCTGAAGAAGCTGGGCATGATGCTGACCATCGTCGAGCCGGGCAAGAAGGCCTATCCCTTTCATGCCCACGCAGCCAACGACGAGGCCTTCATCATTCTGGAAGGTGAGGGCACCTATCGTTTCGGAGACCATAGCTATTCAGTGAAAGAGGGCGACGTTGTCGGAGCTCCCGCAGGGGGGGCGGATGTCGCTCATCAGATCATCAATACCGGCTCGGTAACGCTGAAATATATCGGCATCTCGACCAAGGTGGAGCCAGAGATCGTGGAATATCCCGATTCTGGCAAGTTCGCTGCGGTAGCGCGAGTGAAGGGAGATTCCTTCCTTTCTGCCGAATTCCTGCATATCGGCCGTGTAACGGACACCTATGACTATTGGGATGGCGAAACCGAATAG
- the sufB gene encoding Fe-S cluster assembly protein SufB has protein sequence MAAVKETVDQVKQIDVDQYKYGFVTDIESEKAPLGLNEDVIRFISAKKHEPEWMLEWRLDAYRRWLTMEEPTWAKLDYPKPKFNEIYYYSAPKVAEGPKSLDEVDPELLKTYAKLGIPLQEQEILAGVTEENRQYSKVAVDAVFDSVSVATTFKEELKKAGVIFCSISEAIREHPELVKKYLASVVPVSDNFYATLNSAVFTDGSFVYVPEGVRCPMELSTYFRINEQNTGQFERTLIIADKGSYVSYLEGCTAPQRDENQLHAAVVELIALEDAEIKYSTVQNWYPGDSEGKGGIYNFVTKRGDCREKNAKISWTQVETGSAITWKYPSCILRGDNSTGEFYSIAISNGYQQIDSGTKMIHLGKNTSSRIISKGISAGRSNNTYRGLVSAHKKAANARNFTQCDSLLIGDQCGAHTVPYVESKSASAIFEHEATTSKISDDQMFYCQARGIGEEEAVALIVNGFVKDVIQQLPMEFAVEAQKLINISLEGSVG, from the coding sequence ATGGCTGCTGTGAAGGAGACGGTCGATCAAGTCAAGCAGATCGACGTTGACCAGTATAAATATGGCTTTGTGACGGATATCGAATCCGAAAAAGCCCCTCTTGGACTGAACGAGGACGTGATCCGGTTCATCTCTGCCAAGAAGCATGAGCCGGAATGGATGTTGGAGTGGCGGCTGGATGCCTATCGGCGCTGGCTGACCATGGAGGAGCCCACATGGGCCAAGCTCGACTATCCGAAGCCTAAGTTCAACGAAATCTATTACTATTCCGCACCGAAGGTTGCCGAAGGACCGAAGAGCCTTGATGAGGTGGATCCGGAGCTTCTCAAGACCTATGCGAAGCTTGGAATCCCGCTGCAGGAACAGGAAATTCTGGCCGGTGTCACCGAAGAGAACCGTCAGTATTCCAAGGTTGCCGTCGATGCCGTGTTCGACTCGGTATCCGTTGCGACCACCTTCAAGGAAGAGCTGAAAAAGGCTGGTGTCATTTTCTGCTCGATTTCCGAGGCGATCCGCGAGCATCCGGAGCTGGTCAAGAAGTATCTCGCCTCCGTGGTGCCGGTATCCGACAATTTCTATGCAACGCTCAATAGTGCCGTGTTCACCGATGGCTCCTTCGTCTATGTGCCTGAAGGGGTGCGGTGCCCGATGGAGCTGTCCACCTACTTCCGCATCAACGAGCAGAACACAGGGCAGTTCGAGCGGACGCTGATCATTGCCGACAAGGGCTCCTACGTGTCCTATCTGGAAGGCTGCACTGCTCCGCAGCGCGACGAGAACCAGCTGCACGCGGCCGTGGTCGAGCTGATTGCTCTGGAAGACGCCGAAATCAAGTATTCGACGGTCCAGAACTGGTATCCGGGCGACAGCGAAGGCAAGGGCGGCATCTACAACTTCGTTACCAAGCGTGGCGACTGCCGCGAGAAGAATGCCAAGATCTCCTGGACCCAGGTCGAGACGGGCTCTGCCATTACCTGGAAATATCCAAGCTGCATCCTGCGTGGGGACAACTCCACCGGCGAATTCTACTCGATCGCCATTTCCAATGGCTATCAGCAGATCGACAGCGGCACCAAGATGATCCATCTGGGCAAGAATACCTCTTCCCGCATCATCTCCAAGGGTATTTCTGCCGGGCGGTCCAACAATACCTACCGTGGTCTTGTTTCTGCTCACAAGAAGGCGGCCAATGCGCGCAACTTCACCCAGTGTGACAGCCTGCTGATCGGCGATCAGTGCGGTGCCCACACGGTGCCTTATGTGGAGAGCAAGAGCGCGTCAGCCATCTTCGAGCATGAGGCCACCACGTCCAAGATCTCCGATGACCAGATGTTCTATTGTCAGGCTCGTGGTATCGGCGAGGAAGAGGCCGTGGCCCTCATCGTCAACGGTTTCGTCAAGGATGTGATTCAGCAGCTACCGATGGAATTTGCCGTCGAAGCTCAGAAGCTGATCAATATTTCCCTTGAAGGATCAGTTGGCTAG
- a CDS encoding cysteine desulfurase family protein, whose product MQRAYLDHNATSPLRPEVREAIVAAWDIIGNASSVHKEGRDARAAVERARQQVAELVGGVTRQVIFTSGASEANMLALSPNMKVAYQPDRASHLYVSAIEHPSVLSGGRFAPEDRTEIPVLANGVVDLDALRHLLESHDRDAGRPMIAVMAVNSETGVIQPMEDIGELAKVHNAYFHLDAVQAAGRIPLDIGAIGCTSLSLSAHKLGGPKGVGALVMADEGTEPEPLITGGPQENRLRAGTENVAGIVGFGVACQMVREALETGEVMDGLARMRDAFEVQLRQLAPDVVIFGEGAPRVGNGCQFAIPGLKGETTLIRLDLSGVAVSSGSACSSGKISASHVLLAMGYESSLAACAIRVSLGWSSKETEIHALISALEQICVKNSKNSLRGIEKVS is encoded by the coding sequence ATGCAGCGCGCCTATCTGGATCATAATGCAACGTCGCCTTTGCGACCGGAAGTCCGGGAAGCCATCGTTGCGGCCTGGGACATCATCGGCAATGCTTCGTCGGTTCACAAGGAAGGGCGCGACGCCAGGGCCGCTGTCGAGCGGGCAAGGCAACAGGTGGCCGAACTGGTTGGTGGCGTGACGCGTCAGGTGATCTTCACATCGGGGGCAAGCGAAGCGAACATGCTGGCCCTGTCGCCGAACATGAAGGTCGCCTATCAACCGGACCGTGCTTCCCATCTCTATGTGAGTGCTATCGAGCATCCTTCCGTGCTGTCAGGCGGGCGGTTTGCGCCTGAAGATCGTACTGAAATTCCGGTGCTTGCCAATGGCGTGGTTGACCTTGATGCACTGCGACATCTGCTGGAATCGCACGATCGGGATGCTGGTCGGCCGATGATTGCCGTCATGGCGGTGAATAGCGAAACCGGCGTGATTCAACCGATGGAAGACATCGGGGAGCTGGCCAAGGTTCACAACGCCTATTTTCATCTCGATGCCGTGCAGGCTGCCGGGCGTATTCCTCTCGATATCGGGGCGATTGGCTGCACCAGCCTGTCGCTCTCGGCACACAAGCTCGGTGGCCCCAAAGGTGTCGGCGCTCTGGTCATGGCCGATGAGGGAACCGAGCCGGAGCCGCTGATCACGGGCGGGCCACAGGAGAATCGGTTGCGCGCCGGTACGGAGAATGTGGCGGGCATCGTCGGGTTCGGTGTCGCCTGCCAGATGGTGCGTGAGGCACTTGAGACGGGCGAGGTCATGGACGGGCTTGCCCGAATGCGGGATGCCTTTGAAGTACAGTTGCGGCAGTTGGCTCCGGACGTGGTCATCTTCGGCGAAGGGGCTCCGCGGGTTGGCAATGGCTGTCAGTTCGCCATTCCGGGCCTCAAGGGCGAGACAACGCTGATCCGGCTGGATCTGTCAGGGGTTGCCGTCAGTTCGGGGTCGGCCTGCTCTTCGGGCAAGATATCCGCCTCCCATGTGCTTCTCGCGATGGGATACGAGTCGTCTCTGGCGGCCTGTGCCATTCGCGTGAGTCTTGGCTGGAGCAGTAAAGAGACCGAAATACATGCACTTATCAGTGCTCTTGAACAAATATGCGTCAAAAACTCAAAAAATAGTTTGAGAGGCATTGAGAAGGTGTCGTGA
- a CDS encoding alpha/beta hydrolase encodes MPEVIFNGPAGRLEGRLHPSRNRKAPIALILHPHPRFGGTMNNEIIYHLYYMFARRGFTVLRFNFRGVGRSQGTFDHGVGELSDAAAALDWVQTFHSEAPGVWIAGFSFGAWIGMQLLMRRPEVEGFISIAPPANLYDFSFLAPCPSSGLITHGGMDKVVPHKDVQALVDKLKTQKGIVIDQEIIPGANHFFKEETDQLINVCANYLDKRIGFDPTQLEEITEKGDHTDASA; translated from the coding sequence ATGCCAGAGGTGATCTTTAATGGCCCTGCCGGGCGCCTGGAAGGACGGCTGCATCCCTCCAGAAACCGCAAGGCTCCAATTGCACTTATTCTCCATCCGCATCCGCGGTTTGGCGGCACCATGAACAACGAGATCATCTATCATCTCTATTACATGTTCGCCCGCCGCGGGTTCACCGTGCTTCGCTTCAACTTCCGTGGCGTCGGCAGATCACAGGGCACCTTTGACCATGGTGTCGGCGAATTGTCAGATGCGGCGGCCGCTCTGGACTGGGTACAGACCTTCCATTCCGAAGCGCCCGGCGTCTGGATCGCAGGCTTCTCCTTTGGGGCCTGGATCGGGATGCAGCTTTTGATGCGGCGTCCGGAAGTGGAGGGGTTCATCTCCATCGCTCCACCGGCAAACCTTTATGACTTCTCATTCTTGGCCCCCTGCCCGTCTTCGGGTCTCATCACCCACGGCGGCATGGACAAGGTGGTTCCACACAAGGATGTTCAGGCTCTCGTCGACAAGCTCAAGACCCAGAAGGGCATTGTCATCGATCAGGAAATCATCCCCGGTGCGAACCACTTCTTCAAGGAAGAGACCGATCAGCTGATCAACGTCTGCGCCAACTATCTGGACAAGCGGATCGGCTTCGATCCGACGCAGCTGGAAGAGATCACGGAAAAGGGCGATCACACCGACGCCTCCGCGTAA